The Panicum hallii strain FIL2 chromosome 9, PHallii_v3.1, whole genome shotgun sequence genome has a window encoding:
- the LOC112875614 gene encoding probable NAD(P)H dehydrogenase (quinone) FQR1-like 1 produces MGKGGGCVPSKKRQPPAAAPSSSSAAAAAPREAPEEVVPAAAAAAPASEAGAGRKVRLYIVFYSMYGHVESLARRAAAGAGAVDGVEAVLRRVPETLPPEVLEKMQAPAKDPAVPVIASAADLQEADGVLFGFPTRYGAMAAQMKAFFDSTGSLWQEQKLAGKPAGFFVSTGTQGGGQETTAWTAITQLVHHGMLFVPIGYTFGANMFEMDDIRGGSPYGAGVFAGDGSRQPSETELALAEHQGKYMASIVKKLAHHA; encoded by the exons CCCCAGCAAGAAGcgccagccgccggccgccgcgccctcgTCGTCGTCCGCCGCGGCTGCGGCGCCGCGCGAGGCGCCAGAGGAGGTGGTGCCCGCAgcagccgccgcggcgccggcgtcggAGGCGGGAGCCGGGCGGAAGGTGCGGCTGTACATCGTGTTCTACTCGATGTACGGACACGTGGAGTCcctggcgcggcgcgcggcggcgggcgccggtGCGGTGGACGGCGTGGAGGCCGTGCTGCGGCGGGTCCCCGAGACGCTCccgccggaggtgctggagaaGATGCAGGCGCCGGCCAAGGACCCCGCGGTCCCCGTCATCGCGTCGGCAGCGGACCTGCAGGAGGCCGACGGCGTGCTGTTCGGCTTCCCGACGAGGTACGGCGCCATGGCCGCGCAGATGAAGGCATTCTTCGACTCCACCGGCTCGCTCTGGCAGGAGCAGAAGCTCGCCGGGAAGCCCGCCGGATTCTTCGTCAGCACCGGAACGCAGGGCGGCGGCCAGGAGACCACGGC TTGGACGGCCATCACCCAGCTAGTGCACCATGGAATGCTTTTCGTCCCCATTGGCTACACATTTGGTGCAAACATGTTCGAGATGGACGATATTAGAGGCGGCAGCCCATATGGTGCTGGCGTCTTTGCTGGAGACGGCAGCAGACAACCCAGTGAGACGGAGCTCGCCCTCGCCGAGCACCAGGGCAAGTACATGGCCTCAATAGTGAAGAAGCTCGCTCACCATGCCTGA